Proteins encoded together in one Terriglobia bacterium window:
- a CDS encoding efflux RND transporter permease subunit: MDNRTQPNPGMKPLSGARDKDASSYWFARETKPIIFLIIALALVGAYLAFTIPIAVFPTTNFPRVIIGVDNGVMPIDQMMVTITRPIEEAVSGVLGIQDVRSITSRGSAEIDLFFNWNVDMFETLARVNAAIAKVRPDLPATARIDTNRLEFSSFPILGYSLTSKTVPQTQLWELATYNIKPRLNSLAGVGSILVQGTEVPEFHITPDPAKLLATRVTVSDLLSAVDRSNLVQSPGLLTHDHQLYLDLITGQVHDPAEISGIYVKNDPGGFPLYVRDVATVSSGVAPNYTILTANGQPAVLVNINRQMQSNTMRVATEVQAEMQQIEKTLPPGVVVSNFYDQSWIVGESIKSVRDAILIGIILASAVLVLFLRDWGSSFIAGMVIPISILMTFVALKFLGESFNLMSLGGLAAAVGLIIDDAIVVVENTVLRREAGQGRFEAVARSLEELTVPLIGSTLTPIVVFIPLIAITGVTGVFFRALAVTVGVALLASLTLALTWTPNLCLYLLRNKPRPEAEPPGAGTASGTSPGPSTGDAEPATPDELKDLAPEQIEMRRMAELEERSMGKTISRVIDFYDHWFRRALDRPWWLAVLAAVLIVASFVCYRHIGTDLLPRMDEGGFIIDYVAPPGSSLEETNRLLGDILKIVRSLPEVASTSRRTGLQLGLATVTEANTGDISVKLKADRKRDVYQIMNEIRDKAAREVPAVTIDFVQELQDMIGDLSNAPQPIFIELFSQDPELLDNWAPKVADAIGKIQAGGGHPVVDIDNGIDSTTSGPAIVYQVDVAKAAHAGFTPQDVSTEAQAMLDGVPAAQPAVVNDRPYTVRIRFPEAARASLSAMNNALLISPTGQLASLGSLAQMTQLPGQTEILQDHQQRYVAVTARLEGLDLGHGIAAVRQTLAGLHMPSYIRVEYGGLYQTQQQSFRDLVMVLFLAVILVFLVLLFEFKSFSAPVAILASAALSTSGVLFALLLTGTTFNLSSFMGLIMVIGIVAKNGILILDADGKFRAAGYSRREAIVQAGRRRLRPIVMTALAAALGFLPLALAIGAGSQMLQPLAIAVIGGILIAIVLSLMVTPVLYYYLSRKTA; this comes from the coding sequence ATGGATAACCGCACCCAACCGAATCCCGGCATGAAGCCCCTTTCCGGCGCGCGCGATAAGGATGCGTCGTCCTACTGGTTTGCGCGGGAAACCAAACCGATCATCTTCCTGATCATCGCCCTGGCGCTGGTGGGCGCCTACCTGGCGTTCACCATTCCCATTGCGGTTTTCCCCACTACTAATTTCCCGCGCGTCATCATTGGCGTGGACAACGGCGTGATGCCCATTGACCAGATGATGGTGACCATCACGCGGCCGATTGAGGAAGCAGTGAGCGGTGTGCTAGGCATCCAGGACGTGAGGTCAATCACCAGCCGCGGCTCGGCGGAAATCGACCTGTTTTTCAACTGGAACGTGGACATGTTTGAGACGCTCGCGCGGGTGAATGCGGCGATTGCCAAGGTGCGGCCCGACCTTCCGGCCACGGCGCGGATTGATACCAACCGGCTGGAGTTTTCGAGCTTTCCAATTCTGGGGTACAGCCTGACCTCGAAGACGGTGCCGCAAACCCAGCTCTGGGAACTGGCGACCTATAACATCAAGCCGCGGCTGAACAGCCTGGCGGGGGTGGGCAGCATTCTGGTCCAGGGGACCGAGGTGCCGGAATTCCACATCACGCCCGACCCGGCCAAGCTGCTGGCAACCCGCGTGACGGTTTCCGATCTGCTGAGCGCGGTTGACCGCTCGAACCTGGTCCAGTCGCCGGGGCTGCTGACCCACGATCACCAGCTCTACCTGGACCTGATCACCGGCCAGGTCCATGACCCGGCCGAAATCTCCGGCATTTATGTTAAGAACGATCCGGGCGGATTTCCTCTTTACGTTCGCGACGTTGCGACCGTCTCCTCAGGGGTTGCGCCGAATTACACCATCCTGACCGCCAACGGCCAGCCTGCCGTGCTGGTGAATATCAACCGGCAGATGCAGAGTAACACCATGCGGGTGGCCACGGAAGTGCAAGCGGAGATGCAGCAAATCGAGAAGACGCTGCCGCCCGGAGTGGTGGTCAGCAATTTTTATGACCAGTCGTGGATCGTGGGGGAATCCATCAAAAGCGTGCGCGACGCCATCCTGATCGGCATTATTCTGGCTTCCGCCGTGTTAGTGCTCTTCCTGCGCGACTGGGGTTCGAGCTTCATCGCCGGCATGGTGATTCCCATCAGCATCCTGATGACGTTTGTGGCCCTGAAATTTCTGGGTGAGAGCTTCAACCTGATGTCGCTTGGCGGGCTGGCGGCTGCCGTAGGATTGATTATCGACGACGCCATCGTGGTGGTGGAAAACACCGTGCTGCGCCGCGAGGCGGGACAGGGGCGGTTTGAAGCCGTGGCGCGCTCGCTGGAAGAGCTGACCGTGCCGCTGATCGGCTCGACCCTGACGCCCATCGTGGTCTTCATCCCGCTGATCGCCATCACCGGCGTCACCGGGGTTTTCTTCCGCGCCCTGGCCGTCACCGTGGGCGTGGCGCTGCTGGCTTCGCTGACACTGGCGCTGACCTGGACTCCCAACCTTTGCCTTTACCTGTTGCGCAACAAGCCGAGACCTGAGGCGGAACCGCCCGGGGCGGGCACGGCCAGCGGAACTTCGCCTGGACCTTCGACGGGGGACGCGGAACCTGCAACTCCGGACGAGCTGAAGGACCTGGCGCCCGAACAGATCGAAATGCGCCGGATGGCCGAGCTGGAAGAGCGCTCAATGGGAAAGACCATCAGCCGGGTGATTGATTTTTACGACCACTGGTTCCGCAGGGCGCTCGATCGCCCGTGGTGGCTGGCGGTGCTGGCCGCGGTCCTGATCGTGGCGTCGTTTGTTTGCTACCGGCATATCGGCACTGACCTGCTGCCCAGGATGGATGAAGGCGGTTTTATCATCGATTACGTGGCGCCTCCCGGCAGCTCACTCGAGGAAACCAACCGCCTGCTGGGCGATATCCTGAAGATCGTCAGGTCGCTTCCTGAAGTTGCCAGCACCTCCCGGCGCACCGGCCTCCAGCTTGGACTGGCAACCGTGACGGAAGCGAATACGGGCGACATCTCCGTCAAGCTCAAGGCGGACCGGAAGCGTGACGTTTATCAGATCATGAACGAAATCCGCGACAAGGCCGCCCGCGAAGTGCCCGCCGTGACGATTGATTTCGTCCAGGAACTCCAGGACATGATCGGCGACCTCAGCAATGCTCCGCAGCCGATCTTCATCGAGCTTTTCTCTCAGGATCCTGAGCTTCTGGACAACTGGGCCCCAAAGGTTGCCGACGCCATCGGCAAAATCCAGGCGGGAGGCGGGCATCCCGTAGTGGATATCGACAACGGGATCGATTCCACTACAAGCGGCCCGGCCATTGTGTATCAGGTCGATGTGGCGAAGGCGGCCCACGCGGGCTTCACGCCCCAGGATGTTTCAACCGAAGCCCAGGCCATGCTCGATGGCGTGCCGGCGGCGCAGCCCGCCGTGGTGAATGACCGGCCTTACACAGTGAGGATTCGATTCCCGGAAGCGGCCCGCGCATCGCTGAGCGCCATGAACAATGCCCTGCTGATTAGCCCAACAGGACAACTTGCAAGCCTGGGCAGTCTGGCGCAAATGACGCAGCTGCCCGGCCAGACGGAAATCCTGCAGGACCACCAGCAGCGGTACGTGGCTGTGACGGCGCGACTGGAGGGCCTCGACCTGGGTCACGGAATCGCCGCTGTCAGGCAGACGCTGGCGGGCCTGCACATGCCATCGTACATCCGGGTCGAATATGGCGGACTTTATCAGACGCAGCAGCAATCATTCCGCGATCTGGTGATGGTGCTATTCCTGGCGGTCATTCTGGTTTTCCTCGTGCTGCTGTTTGAGTTCAAGAGCTTTTCGGCGCCGGTTGCCATTCTGGCCTCCGCCGCGCTTTCAACTTCGGGAGTGCTATTCGCCTTGCTCCTCACCGGCACAACTTTCAATCTGTCATCCTTTATGGGACTGATTATGGTGATCGGCATTGTGGCCAAGAACGGCATCCTGATTCTGGACGCGGACGGGAAATTCCGCGCGGCGGGCTACAGCCGGCGGGAAGCGATTGTGCAGGCTGGCCGGAGGCGGCTGCGGCCCATTGTGATGACGGCGCTGGCGGCTGCGCTGGGGTTCCTTCCGCTGGCGCTGGCGATCGGCGCGGGTTCGCAAATGCTCCAGCCGCTCGCCATCGCCGTGATCGGCGGCATCCTGATCGCCATTGTTTTGTCGCTGATGGTGACGCCGGTTTTGTACTATTACCTGAGCAGAAAAACGGCGTAA
- a CDS encoding efflux RND transporter periplasmic adaptor subunit, which translates to MPDKSWRRSQRWAPALLAVGVSIVAAGCGGKEAPEPEPLVAVQAVRIRRAEIAHQITSAAVLFPLNQATIVPKISAPVRKFYVQRGDRVHAGELLAELENRDLAGAAASARGAYEQAQANYETATASNLPEQITQAKGNLKTAQAAFAAAQKLYENSQNLYKQGALAGKQLDQARAGLVQAQAQLQSAEQQLQKLQSVGMQAQVKAAQGQLDAAKGAYDNAAAQLSYSEIRSPIDGVVTDRPLFPGDMASAGTPLVTVMNLSEVVARARVPAAEAATLRVGDKAEISLPDGSKQVMGKVTVVSPAVDPNSTTVQVWVQARNPGDKLTPGGTVTVTMTSRRVPDALVVPRAALLNDPDAGPYVMLIDSASVARRAKVETGIEQGDRVQITKGLKAGDLIVGQGAYALPDGTKVKY; encoded by the coding sequence ATGCCCGACAAGTCATGGCGCCGCTCGCAGCGCTGGGCGCCCGCCCTGCTGGCGGTGGGAGTTTCGATTGTGGCGGCCGGCTGCGGCGGAAAGGAAGCTCCGGAGCCTGAACCGCTGGTTGCGGTGCAGGCGGTGCGCATCCGGCGGGCGGAGATCGCGCATCAGATCACTTCGGCTGCCGTGCTCTTTCCCCTCAACCAGGCCACCATCGTGCCCAAAATCAGCGCGCCCGTCCGGAAGTTTTATGTGCAGCGCGGTGACCGCGTGCATGCCGGCGAGCTGCTGGCGGAGCTCGAAAACAGAGACCTGGCCGGGGCCGCCGCTAGCGCCAGGGGCGCTTATGAGCAGGCCCAGGCGAATTACGAAACCGCCACTGCCTCCAACCTTCCCGAACAGATTACGCAGGCCAAAGGCAACCTGAAGACCGCCCAGGCGGCGTTTGCAGCCGCTCAGAAGCTCTACGAGAACAGTCAAAACCTTTATAAGCAGGGCGCCCTGGCCGGGAAGCAGTTGGACCAGGCGCGCGCGGGGCTGGTGCAGGCGCAGGCGCAATTGCAGAGCGCCGAGCAGCAGTTGCAAAAGCTGCAATCCGTGGGGATGCAGGCCCAAGTGAAAGCGGCCCAGGGACAACTGGATGCCGCCAAGGGCGCTTATGACAATGCGGCGGCACAGCTTTCGTACTCGGAAATCCGCAGCCCGATTGACGGCGTTGTCACCGACCGTCCGCTCTTTCCGGGCGACATGGCCTCAGCAGGGACGCCGCTGGTGACGGTGATGAATTTGTCCGAGGTAGTGGCGCGGGCGCGGGTTCCGGCAGCCGAGGCTGCAACGCTGAGGGTGGGGGACAAGGCTGAGATTTCTCTGCCGGATGGATCGAAGCAAGTGATGGGAAAAGTGACGGTGGTGAGCCCGGCGGTTGATCCGAACAGCACAACCGTCCAGGTATGGGTGCAGGCACGGAACCCGGGCGACAAATTGACACCTGGCGGAACAGTGACAGTGACCATGACCTCCAGGAGGGTTCCGGACGCGCTGGTGGTTCCGCGGGCGGCGTTGCTGAACGATCCTGATGCCGGCCCCTACGTGATGTTGATTGATTCCGCGAGCGTCGCGCGCCGGGCGAAAGTCGAGACCGGGATCGAGCAGGGCGACCGGGTGCAGATCACCAAAGGGCTCAAAGCAGGGGACCTGATTGTGGGCCAGGGCGCCTATGCGTTGCCGGACGGCACCAAGGTGAAGTATTAA